One genomic segment of Salmo trutta chromosome 8, fSalTru1.1, whole genome shotgun sequence includes these proteins:
- the LOC115199008 gene encoding platelet glycoprotein 4-like, whose product MGCCNKLCGLKAGIGAGIAVAILGIILIPVGNNIIRETVTKESVIEPGTTAWENWVSADAPVYRQFWLFDVQNPLDVVENGSKPKLVEKGPYTYKTRYLPKENITANPENHTISFLLPAGAIFEPSMSVGSEEDSVTSLNLAVAGGYKLFPPWVLEAAIKLNNVSLFQRRTVREILWGYKDPILKGTLGLFFPYNGTYDGPYSVFTGKDDISKVSIIDSWQGEKKVSFWNNTYCDMINGTDGSSFSPFLDKKKPLYFFSPDISRSVSAEYERSLNLKGIEVYRFKLPPLTLASPAVNPDNQCFCTDSVVSKNCTLAGVLDITSSRGQPVYISLPHFLHGSPYLVEDVEGLGPSEEHHVTFLDVEPTTGFSLRFAKRLQVNMMYGPSKIITVLKKVKDYTILPIVWLNETASLDDKTADRFKKELLSRVDMLETVQFTLIGLGSAAFVLCTVAHCLVSRNNNKLV is encoded by the exons ATGGGTTGCTGTAACAAGCTGTGTGGGCTAAAGGCTGGAATTGGGGCTGGAATTGCAGTGGCCATATTAGGTATAATCCTTATCCCTGTGGGGAACAATATCATCCGTGAGACTGTTACAAAG GAATCGGTCATCGAGCCTGGGACCACAGCCTGGGAGAACTGGGTGTCTGCAGACGCACCTGTGTACAGACAGTTCTGGCTCTTTGACGTGCAGAACCCTCTGGACGTGGTGGAGAATGGGTCAAAGCCAAAATTGGTGGAGAAAGGGCCCTATACATACAA GACGCGGTACCTGCCCAAAGAGAACATCACGGCCAACCCAGAAAACCACACCATCTCCTTCCTGCTCCCTGCGGGGGCCATATTTGAGCCCTCCATGTCTGTGGGATCTGAGGAGGACAGTGTCACCTCCCTCAACCTGGCTGTGGCT GGTGGGTACAAGTTGTTTCCCCCATGGGTACTGGAAGCTGCAATAAAGTTAAACAATGTCTCACTCTTCCAGCGACGGACAGTGAGGGAAATACTCTGGGGTTACAAAGACCCCATTCTGAAAGGGACACTGGGTCTCTTTTTTCCT TACAACGGCACCTATGATGGGCCATACAGtgtcttcacaggcaaggatgACATCTCTAAAGTGTCTATCATTGACAGCTGGCAGGGGGAAAA GAAGGTGTCTTTCTGGAACAACACATACTGCGACATGATCAACGGCACAG ATGGCTCGTCATTCTCTCCCTTCCTGGACAAGAAGAAGCCTCTGTACTTCTTCTCCCCTGACATCAGCAG GTCTGTGTCGGCTGAGTATGAGAGGAGTCTGAACTTGAAGGGGATCGAGGTGTACCGGTTCAAACTGCCCCCGCTCACCCTAGCCTCACCTGCAGTCAACCCAGACAACCAGTGCTTCTGCACGGACTCTGTGGTCTCTAAGAACTGCACATTGGCCGGAGTCCTGGACATCACCTCCTCTCGTG GACAACCAGTCTACATCTCCCTGCCTCACTTCCTGCATGGTAGTCCATACCTGGTTGAAGATGTGGAGGGCCTTGGTCCTAGTGAGGAGCATCACGTCACGTTCCTGGATGTGGAACCG ACCACAGGGTTCAGTCTGAGGTTCGCTAAGAGACTGCAGGTGAACATGATGTACGGCCCCTCCAAGATCATCAC GGTGTTAAAGAAAGTGAAGGATTACACCATACTCCCTATAGTTTGGCTAAACGAG ACGGCATCCCTGGATGACAAGACAGCGGACAGGTTTAAGAAAGAGCTGTTATCTCGTGTTGACATGCTGGAGACGGTGCAATTCACGCTGATAGGCTTAGGGTCAGCAGCCTTTGTACTCTGCACAGTGGCACATTGTTTGGTAAGCAGAAACAACAACAAGCTTGTGTGA